In the genome of Drosophila yakuba strain Tai18E2 chromosome 3R, Prin_Dyak_Tai18E2_2.1, whole genome shotgun sequence, one region contains:
- the LOC6535318 gene encoding uncharacterized protein LOC6535318 isoform X9: MDKAQHPQKQEEKEELRDQPEEQVANGEERHDEESIKQGELHNEDGEMPNKTDKQMQGGREPIYENVSSTISMHEVDNEQIATMTINTQIQATLRSHRRSIPNNQIIKNNENNQSPNQTNNSRNQKESSTAATSAATPVPPTTPGEQPEPYYQVPKTTEPYYDAPKHLRPVPVYENVEILYSALEISQGSVGAPVGLMEPPKEKPPPPPTESPIPLDEGHIDDLDGLASSLGHNTDTWSSDNTYETISNGTRRHLEGQPAQPSPPIKRINSTKRIKKELRNKRSSFLGIETDGDIDDMETYLELTVAPPPDMAQLLQEERRLEKQLYIKAGLCDSSDTGESRDSGVSENHSRQSSEHYTNSSEENDTQSEATPPPLPPPPSTAQVGEVIYQNESILAAQTPLLQTVRGNSAESWTESATAAAAATQSLSEATATANAKMQSIEDKIREQGEMLRVERELLHFSQEELKRQRENLVLRENIARRELHHGAKMLMSNNRRSLQDLHHGLGIGNGMLSAFQPSQHHQVSMPPPHSQQIYANVPQQQQQLGLHAYQQMDTDYRKSMSDLNEFSNCLMLPPTPPTKPLRAMQLNATGHGLEPDYAVSTRQRQKPAPYGGSLVKIAETPMSPRLPGQGYSIQAPVATAYHHQSAQNLSNMSRNTLLALSATPKPKYADGWVQVQQRRSYDSQQTSDVAWLSSHQQKRKSMPDYGGALYNNNHWLLQEAEQRRIEQLNGRPIPAGKSMGKPLPDSIIQTLTERVQSKGIGDRKRFDSNGHYSQVNGNNVYQQQQELKNVKNVTNGSSINGNSSQGQEKVLSVSGKKKCSHCGDELGKLCYYVGCRGAAMIIESLLLFYHINCFKCCVCHVQLGDGLNGTDVRVRNHKLHCQNCYSSDDGIKFSCV; encoded by the exons ATGGACAAGGCACAACATCCACAGAAGCAGGAAGAGAAGGAGGAGTTGAGAGATCAgccggaggagcaggtggCAAATGGCGAAGAGCGGCACGATGAGGAGTCCATTAAACAAGGGGAATTACATAACGAGGATGGGGAAATGCCAAATAAAACGGATAAGCAGATGCAGGGGGGACGAGAGCCCATCTATGAGAATGTCAGCTCGACTATATCTATGCATGAAGTAGATAATGAACAGATAGCAACGATGACGATAAACACACAGATCCAAGCGACGCTAAGAAGTCATAGAAGAAGCATTCCAAACAACCAAATCATcaaaaataacgaaaataatcAAAGCCCTAATCaaaccaacaacagcaggaaTCAAAAAGAGagcagcacagcagcaacatcggcaGCGACCCCTGTGCCACCAACAACTCCTGGGGAACAACCAGAGCCGTACTACCAAGTGCCGAAGACCACGGAGCCCTATTACGATGCCCCTAAGCATTTAAGGCCGGTGCCTGTCTACGAAAATGTCGAGATCTTGTACTCTGCCCTGGAGATTAGTCAGGGATCAGTGGGAGCGCCAGTAGGGCTGATGGAGCCACCCAAGGAgaagccaccgccaccgcccacCGAGAGTCCGATTCCGTTGGACGAGGGCCATATAGACGACCTGGATGGACTGGCCAGCAGTCTTGGCCACAACACAGACACCTGGTCATCGGACAACACCTACGAGACCATATCGAACGGCACTCGCCGGCACCTTGAGGGACAACCTGCCCAGCCCTCTCCGCCTATCAAGCGGATAAACTCGACCAAACGGATCAAGAAGGAGTTGCGCAACAAGCGCTCCAGCTTTCTGGGCATCGAAACCGACGGCGATATCGACGACATGGAAACCTATCTCGAGCTCACGGTGGCCCCGCCGCCGGATATGGCGCAGCTCTTGCAGGAGGAGCGGCGACTGGAGAAGCAGCTGTACATCAAGGCGGGACTCTGCGACAGTTCTGATACAG GCGAAAGTCGCGATTCTGGAGTTTCTGAAAACCATTCGCGTCAGAGCAGTGAACACTACACAAACTCCTCTGAGGAGAACGATACACAGTCAgaggccacgcccccgccctTGCCTCCACCACCGTCGACCGCCCAAGTGGGTGAAGTTATATACCAAAATGAGAGCATCCTTGCTGCCCAGACGCCGCTTCTCCAGACGGTCAGGGGAAACTCGGCCGAGTCCTGGACAGAATCAGCGACGGCCGCAGCTGCGGCCACCCAATCTTTGAGCGAAGCTACAGCAACGGCCAATGCCAAGATGCAGTCCATTGAGGATAAGATCCGGGAGCAGGGAGAGATGTTGCGGGTGGAACGCGAGCTACTTCACTTTTCG CAGGAGGAACTAAAACGGCAACGTGAGAATCTTGTGCTCCGAGAAAATATTGCTCGACGAGAGTTGCATCACGGAGCCAAGATGCTGATGTCGAACAACCGGCGCTCGTTGCAGGATCTGCACCACGGCCTAGGAATCGGAAACGGAATGCTAAGTGCCTTCCAACCATCGCAACACCACCAGGTTTCAATGCCACCACCGCATTCGCAGCAGATTTACGCCAATgttccgcagcagcagcaacaattgggTCTGCATGCATATCAGCAGATGGACACGGACTACCGCAAGTCCATGTCAGATCTAAACGAGTTCTCCAACTGTCTGATGTTGCCGCCAACGCCACCAACAAAGCCTTTGAGGGCTATGCAATTGAATGCAACTGGCCATGGCCTAGAGCCAGATTATGCGGTTAGCACGAGGCAGCGGCAAAAACCAGCTCCGTACGGTGGCTCTCTGGTAAAGATCGCTGAAACACCAATGTCGCCACGGCTCCCCGGTCAAGGGTATTCCATCCAAGCGCCGGTAGCGACAGCTTACCATCACCAGTCGGCACAAAACTTGAGCAATATGTCCAGAAACACACTGCTCGCTCTAAGTGCCACCCCCAAACCAAAATACGCGGACGGGTGGGTGCAGGTGCAGCAGCGGAGAAGTTATGACAGCCAACAGACCAGCGATGTGGCATGGTTGTCGTCCCACCAGCAAAAGCGCAAATCCATGCCGGACTACGGCGGAGCCCTCTACAATAACAACCACTGGCTACTCCAGGAGGCAGAGCAACGACGCATTGAGCAACTTAATGGGCGACCTATACCGGCGGGCAAGTCAATGGGCAAACCGTTGCCCGATTCCATTATACAAACTTTGACGGAGCGGGTGCAGAGCAAAGGAATCGGCGATCGAAAGCG CTTCGATAGCAACGGACACTATAGCCAGGTAAATGGCAACAATgtctaccagcagcagcaggagctgaaGAATGTGAAGAATGTCACGAATGGCAGCAGCATCAATGGCAACAGCAGTCAAGGGCAGGAGAAGGTACTAAGCGTCAGTGGCAAAAAGAAGTGCTCCCATTGTGGCGACGAATTAGGTAAACTTTGCTACTACGTTGGTT GCCGCGGCGCTGCCATGATCATCGAGTCGCTTTTGCTGTTCTACCACATCAACTGCTTCAAGTGTTGCGTCTGCCACGTCCAGCTGGGAGATGGCCTCAATGGAACCGATGTCCGTGTGCGAAACCACAAGCTGCATTGCCAAAACTGCTACTCCAGTGACGACGGAATTAAGTTCAGCTGCGTCTAA